The segment TGCCTTCTTTTACGAATACTCCCACCTCGATGCTGACTGCTTTGAGCACTTCCTACAGCAATTTGCCCAAACCTTTCCCGACCGCCTGAATGTGATTCAGCTCGACCAAGCCGCTGCACATCGCGCCCACCGGATTCAGATTCCCGACAATATCATCTTGCTGCTGCAGCCACCCCATAGCCCGGAACTGAATCCCATTGAACGGCTCTGGCAAGATCTCAAAGCCGATTTACGAGGACTCAATTTCCTCGACCTTGACCAGCTCCGACAAGCCAGCACAGAAATCTTGCAAGCGATGATGCCAGACTGGATTCAGTCGCTGACACAATTCCCCTTCATTATGCGTGCTTTATCTGATGCTCAACTTACTTGATTTGGTATGACAGCCTCTCCCAGCGCCCGATCAACAACATCAATCCCGAACAACTTGTAGCCAAGACTTGTGTCGTTCGACAAAATACTGCCCAAGGCCGCTTTGCGATTACGGGCAATACTAATTTACCGAATGCACCTACCGCGATAGCACCATCCAGCTATGCCACAGCCAACATACAAACCGCTGAAGCAATAGCTAAATCCAATCGCCCTTGGAAACTGGGTGATCCCATTATTGAACCAGCAGGCTTCTATCGTCTGGCGAACGATCGCTTAATTCTAGGACGGGAATGCAGGTAATAATATTAGCCTGAGCTGCCATCCCAGCTTACCAGTGACATGCACGATCGCCTGGCGCTAATTTCGTTGTATCAGCTTCGATCGTCACTTCAAACGATTGCAGCTCACTTATTTGTGTTGGCATGACTATTTCAGTGCTCACTAGGGCATCGGGTGAAATTGCTTTCACCTTGTCTGGAAGCACACCAAAATCAGGATATGGACAAGTCTCATAAGTAGTTTGACTTGTTGCCCCAGCGTAATCCATTGAATGCCCTGAGTAATTACATTTATGCATCTAAAAAAATCTATGTATCAACTAAAACATTCTAGAATCCAGTGTTCTAGAACTCTGAAAAATCACTAGACATTGAAAAATCTCACTGTATAATTTTTCTTAAGTCGTGTGATATTTGTGTGTTAGTACTCTTTATGAAGTTATCGTTTTTTTCGGGATTGATTTCACCGATCGTCGCGTGTTCCGCTGCGCTCGCGCAGACGGTGCTCCCCCCTGGTATCACGATTCCGCCTGGTGCTGAGAATCGGGTAGAAGAAACTCTCCCCAAGACGCAGCCAACGCCATCGGTTCAGCCGTCTAGTCCACCTAGGTCCAGCCCACCACCCCGGTTAGATGTGCCAACAACGCCGTCGTTTCCCAGTGGCAGTAGTGGTATTCCTGAAAAGGTTAAAGTTAAGAGCATTAAAGTTCTGGGAAATACAGTTCTTCGATCGGAGATTGAAGGAATTATTGCTCCGAATATTGGCAAGGAGTTGACGTTTGATGAACTGCTGAAGATTCGATCGCAAATTACTGAGCTGTATTTGAGTAGTGGTTATATTTCTTCTGGGGCGTTTGTCCCGAATAACCAGGATCTAAATTCTGGGAATATCATAATTCAGACGGTGGAAGGTGAGCTGGAAAAGGTTCAGATTGCAGGATTGCGTCGATTAAGTGAAGGTTATGTACGCAAACGGATTGAGAATGCGGCATCTGCTCCGCTGAATCGGTCTAGATTGGAACGGGCTTTGCAGTTGCTACAGATTGATCCACTGATTAGTAAGGTGGAGGCGGAACTGGGGGCTGGGAACACACCGGGGCGGAATATCCTGCGTTTGAAACTGACGGAAGCACCAACTTTTCATGCGGGAGTGCGACTGGATAATAATCAATCGCCCAGTGTGGGTGCGCTGCAGGGTAATGCATTCATTAATAACGATAATTTCTTGGGGTTTGGCGATCGCCTCTCCCTCAATTATGGGCGAACGGAGGGCTTGAATCTTTATGGTGCGAGCTATACTTTGCCGATTAACTCTAAAGATGGCACGTTATCTTTCCGCTATAGCAACAATAACAGCAAAATTATCGAGGATATTTTTGAGGAAATCGGGATTCGTAGTCGTAGCCAAACCTATTCTTTGAGTCTGCGCCAGCCTTTGACCCGGACGGTGAGTAATGAGTTTGCGGTGGGTTTGTCTTTGGACCTGCGCCGAAGTAAGACGTTTATCCTTGATGATGTACCGTTCTCGTTTTCGGAAGGGCCGGATGAGGGACGATCGCAGGCGACGGTTTTGCGTTTCTCGCAGGATTGGGTAAATCGCAATTCGAGTCGTGTGTTGGCTGCACGATCGCAGTTTAGTGTTGGGCTGGATGCATTTGATGCAACGAAGAATTCGGGAGATATTCCGGATGGCCAGTTTTTTAGTTGGATTGGGCAGTTTCAGTGGGTGCAGCAGCTTTCGCCTCGGACGGTGTTACTAAGCCGTGTGGCAACGCAGCTGACGCCTGACCCGTTACTTTCGTTGGAGCGGTTTAGCTTGGGTGGTGCGGATACGGTGCGAGGGTATCGGCAGAATCAGGTGGTTTCGGATAATGGAATTTTTGGATCGATCGAGGGACGAATTCCGTTGACAGCGCAGGCCGATCGGTTGCAGCTAACGCCGTTTTTTGATTGGGGCTATGGTTGGAATAATTTGGGGGAGAATCCTGACCCGAAGTTTATTGCGAGTTTAGGATTGGGGTTGCGGGCGCGTTTGTTTTCGGGGGTGGAGGCAAGGATTGATTATGGGATTCCGTTGGTAAGGAGTTCTGACCTGGAGGATCAGCGGTTTCAGTTTTCTGTGAATTATCAGTTCTTTTAGTTTTGGTCTTTTCGGCATTCGCGGCCCATGACTAGTTTGTTGTTTGCCATGCGATAGAAACCGGTGGGTTCGATGATGGGGTCACCAAGTTTCCATGGACGATTGGTTGATATCTGTTGTTTTGAAGTTTGGATTTGGGCAGTGGCAAAGGTTGAGGAATTGACATCGGTAGGGGCATTGGCCAGATTGGTGTTACCGCTCTCATAGAATCTGCCTTGCTGATCGGTATCTCGGCGGACTAGACAGGTTTGGGCAATGAGTCGATCGGGGTTGATATTTTCTGACGTCAGCTGGGAAAGGCTGTTTTGGATAAAGCTTGTGTCGGGCAGAGTGATGATTCCAGAAACGCCGCCAGTAGCATTAATATCGACGCGGTTATTACCATCAAATAAAGGGGGAGTATCGGGACGATAGTTTTGGCCAAAGAAGGCAGGAGTATTGAAGGTGATATTGCCTCCTTTCCCCTGCTGTGCAAATGCAAGAATGTCACTATCATTGAGAGCAATGATGGAATTAGCTGTTAGCGTGATATTGCCACCGCCTCCTATCCCACTGCTAACAAAGGTAGTAATATCACTGTCGTTACTCAAACGAATATTGCCAGCAGTAATATTTACAGTACCTCCTGAAAAACTTGCTGCTCTAGTAGAGATTGTGCCGTTGTCAGCTTTCAGGAGGCCACTGATGTTAGCTGTAATATTACCTGCACTTCCTTGTCCTTCACTTTGGCTGGTTAGGAGAGCTCCAGCCTGCAAACTTAGACTCCTAGTATTAATGGACAGATTGCCTCCATTGCCCGTTGCATTTTGACTGG is part of the Romeriopsis navalis LEGE 11480 genome and harbors:
- a CDS encoding IS630 family transposase, with the protein product MQAEYPDQPLCYWCQDETHLGLRTIRGKRLTAKGVKPICPVQWPRQAFWLYGLVSPASGAAFFYEYSHLDADCFEHFLQQFAQTFPDRLNVIQLDQAAAHRAHRIQIPDNIILLLQPPHSPELNPIERLWQDLKADLRGLNFLDLDQLRQASTEILQAMMPDWIQSLTQFPFIMRALSDAQLT
- a CDS encoding ShlB/FhaC/HecB family hemolysin secretion/activation protein; translation: MKLSFFSGLISPIVACSAALAQTVLPPGITIPPGAENRVEETLPKTQPTPSVQPSSPPRSSPPPRLDVPTTPSFPSGSSGIPEKVKVKSIKVLGNTVLRSEIEGIIAPNIGKELTFDELLKIRSQITELYLSSGYISSGAFVPNNQDLNSGNIIIQTVEGELEKVQIAGLRRLSEGYVRKRIENAASAPLNRSRLERALQLLQIDPLISKVEAELGAGNTPGRNILRLKLTEAPTFHAGVRLDNNQSPSVGALQGNAFINNDNFLGFGDRLSLNYGRTEGLNLYGASYTLPINSKDGTLSFRYSNNNSKIIEDIFEEIGIRSRSQTYSLSLRQPLTRTVSNEFAVGLSLDLRRSKTFILDDVPFSFSEGPDEGRSQATVLRFSQDWVNRNSSRVLAARSQFSVGLDAFDATKNSGDIPDGQFFSWIGQFQWVQQLSPRTVLLSRVATQLTPDPLLSLERFSLGGADTVRGYRQNQVVSDNGIFGSIEGRIPLTAQADRLQLTPFFDWGYGWNNLGENPDPKFIASLGLGLRARLFSGVEARIDYGIPLVRSSDLEDQRFQFSVNYQFF